One window of the Rhodothermales bacterium genome contains the following:
- a CDS encoding WYL domain-containing protein encodes MPRNTLTHPQAWRQLQLREWLVAGRRFNANDAAEEFQVSRRTVMQDLEQMRALGHAIEYNYQTRSFELTEATGELPVPRIRKSELAAIRVAKEVLTTFGAAPFAEAVDRVLQRVRELMPDLADPDLGTFAPSLSILRGPAPETPLPWLEDFSACIEQTQTVRIRYFTMYRDAESERDVDPYRLVSRDGRGYLIAFCHTRQDVLIFRMDRIRSIEPLDVYFDVQEGFDLEAFLGSMFGMFKDKESYPVKVRFSPWVARWIKEDRWHDSQVMTDLPDGSLQVDLTVTGIVDVRRWILSFGSDAEVLEPDFLRRTVSYEVEKMQALYTTRTWSRDENGDGASQRMRSTTLDDHEQ; translated from the coding sequence ATGCCCCGAAATACTCTGACGCATCCACAAGCATGGCGTCAACTGCAATTGCGTGAATGGCTGGTGGCTGGCCGCCGGTTCAATGCCAACGATGCCGCCGAGGAGTTCCAGGTCAGCCGTCGTACGGTCATGCAGGACCTGGAACAGATGCGCGCGCTCGGACACGCCATCGAATACAATTACCAGACGCGGAGCTTCGAACTCACCGAAGCAACCGGGGAACTCCCCGTACCCCGGATCCGCAAATCCGAACTGGCCGCCATACGTGTAGCGAAGGAAGTGCTGACCACCTTCGGTGCCGCCCCCTTCGCCGAGGCCGTGGACCGGGTTCTCCAGCGGGTCCGTGAGCTCATGCCCGACCTGGCCGACCCGGATCTCGGAACGTTTGCGCCCAGCCTGTCCATCCTGCGGGGCCCCGCGCCCGAAACGCCCCTCCCATGGCTGGAAGATTTCAGCGCGTGCATAGAACAAACGCAGACGGTGCGGATCCGCTATTTCACCATGTACCGGGATGCCGAGTCGGAGCGGGATGTGGACCCGTACCGACTGGTTTCCCGCGATGGACGAGGCTACCTGATTGCCTTTTGCCATACGCGACAAGATGTCCTCATCTTCCGCATGGACCGGATCCGCTCCATCGAACCCCTGGATGTGTATTTCGACGTCCAGGAGGGATTCGACCTGGAGGCCTTCCTCGGGTCCATGTTCGGCATGTTCAAGGACAAGGAGTCCTACCCGGTCAAGGTCCGCTTCAGTCCGTGGGTGGCCCGGTGGATAAAAGAGGACCGCTGGCACGACTCACAGGTCATGACGGACCTTCCGGACGGCTCGTTGCAGGTCGATCTGACCGTCACCGGCATTGTGGACGTGCGTCGCTGGATCCTGTCCTTCGGGAGCGATGCGGAAGTCCTGGAACCGGACTTCCTGCGGCGAACCGTATCGTACGAAGTGGAAAAGATGCAGGCTCTTTACACGACTCGCACCTGGTCAAGGGACGAGAACGGGGACGGGGCAAGTCAGCGGATGCGCTCCACCACCTTGGACGACCACGAGCAGTAG
- a CDS encoding ATP-binding protein: MRIPAQHLLSTCLLWILASLAPIGRQAGAQDTTAFHTIGTDEGLSHNTAVSLEITARGEVWVGTLRGLNRYEGTRVVSYFSVSNDSRSLPAFRVDAIKETSAGDLWVGLSGGFAKYSAQTNDFDRFELDTPFPPIVHDIEEGPDGILYLATWTDGLIKFDPATGASERVFKVPHAQLDGPTQDGLTIREITFTDQGTAWVSSYTGVYTFHADSGTLGHPAWPTATLDRLARIQSLSVLDLEQVVLFASLNGVVAVDKETGRAVDYLIHPDPRNDWNYVGDMKQASDGSIWLATGGGVARWVLNESRIDRLVPSSQTGALLDTGRTFALELDDIGDVWVGTSRAGLLQMDRTSYPVPRVETGNTEDRSLPDGHVWAAAAGSPTENGFWLGMPEAFGFWDAQTNTFQETRFGGLGASGVSAIHTQGDGTYILATRRHGVCRFNPATRACGSLFKTAGTIYAIARTPDGDLWFALFGHLYRYTPETGLRRDYIGALGGLGSAVPLVMALHVDKNGVLWVGMEYGLAKYDAASDTFVPEATQQDRLVVSGIHEAGDGRLWLSGNDIFLYDPATRTLTPRSLRPGELSTGQLTAAVTDLHGTLWVDMGSYLLALEADGVRETGRIPLATVRRNVDFTTSAAIRAPDGRVLFGYQGGFHIFDPESDYTPKRDSRVSIVSYTANGQEHRLLGGETVHVDHGTRVISFTFATTGYLPPSERAFEIRLDGFESEWRAVRSSDVTYTNLPPGLFTLHVRRMGLIPGSDVAGTTVTIQVAPPWWSRPWFILLVAVSGIALLVGVVKWRERDLVQRGDMLNALVVQRTAELAEKADELQRANELKSRFFSNVSHELRTPLTLIKGYLEDAESTAPDPRLQRAIGLSERLDALVSQLLDLARSDGKRQKLEAADADLVAFTHRIVSHFSHAARKKGIDLTFEHDQAALWSRFDAIKMDQILSNLIGNALKFTSSGGSIWVILNAVEERTVRLTVADSGEGIPPTLVDRVFERFFQVDDELTRTHEGLGIGLALTRDFVELHGGRISVQSEVGSGSVFTAEFPQMLLHEGLAASHALYHDLSEYEPGLSGPKKKLLVVEDNAELRGVLARQLSVDFDVSTAADGREGWSFIRSNEVDLVLSDVMMPGMSGLDLLREVRASEAHAHLPFVLLTARSGEDAQVEGLTALADDFVAKPYSSRVLKARLLNLAQRGRAIAPAAAAAAAAQHPLLIQIHAYVLEHMADTDVSVQDVADAVFMSPRTFQRHVKEITGESAASHIRSVRLEHARELLEEGHLSSVSEAAHRTGFANVSHFSKVFEETYGLNPKSYMS; encoded by the coding sequence ATGCGTATTCCCGCACAGCATCTGCTTTCGACGTGCTTATTGTGGATCCTGGCCAGCCTGGCGCCCATCGGGCGCCAGGCTGGCGCACAGGATACCACGGCCTTCCACACGATTGGAACGGACGAGGGCTTGTCCCACAATACGGCAGTCTCCCTGGAAATCACCGCACGGGGCGAGGTCTGGGTCGGGACGCTTCGCGGGTTGAACCGGTACGAGGGCACGAGGGTCGTTTCCTACTTCTCGGTATCGAACGACTCCAGGAGCCTTCCCGCATTCCGGGTCGATGCCATCAAGGAAACGTCAGCGGGCGATCTGTGGGTAGGCCTGTCTGGCGGCTTTGCCAAATACAGTGCACAGACAAATGATTTTGATCGGTTCGAGCTCGATACTCCGTTTCCGCCCATCGTCCACGATATCGAGGAGGGTCCGGACGGCATCCTGTACCTGGCCACGTGGACCGACGGACTCATAAAGTTCGACCCCGCAACCGGCGCGTCCGAACGGGTCTTCAAGGTGCCGCACGCGCAGCTGGACGGTCCCACCCAGGACGGACTGACCATCCGGGAAATTACCTTCACGGATCAAGGGACGGCCTGGGTAAGCAGCTACACCGGGGTCTATACGTTCCATGCGGACTCGGGCACCCTCGGCCACCCTGCATGGCCAACCGCCACGCTGGATCGGCTTGCGCGTATTCAATCCTTGTCTGTTCTGGACCTGGAGCAGGTCGTGCTTTTCGCGTCATTGAATGGCGTGGTAGCGGTCGACAAGGAAACCGGGCGGGCCGTCGATTACCTCATTCACCCGGATCCCCGGAATGACTGGAACTACGTCGGGGACATGAAGCAGGCATCGGACGGCAGCATCTGGTTGGCGACGGGCGGCGGTGTGGCCCGCTGGGTCCTGAATGAATCCCGAATCGATCGACTTGTCCCAAGCTCCCAGACGGGTGCGCTGCTGGACACCGGGAGGACGTTCGCTTTGGAATTGGATGACATCGGAGATGTCTGGGTCGGCACGTCGCGCGCCGGACTGCTGCAAATGGACCGGACATCCTACCCCGTTCCACGGGTCGAGACGGGGAATACGGAAGACCGTTCGTTGCCGGACGGTCATGTCTGGGCGGCCGCAGCGGGGTCTCCAACCGAAAACGGTTTCTGGCTGGGTATGCCCGAGGCGTTTGGATTCTGGGACGCACAAACGAATACGTTCCAGGAAACCCGGTTTGGCGGGCTCGGCGCATCGGGCGTCTCGGCCATTCATACGCAGGGTGACGGGACGTACATCCTGGCTACACGACGCCACGGCGTATGCCGGTTCAACCCCGCCACGCGTGCGTGCGGATCCCTTTTCAAAACAGCAGGGACGATCTACGCCATTGCACGGACGCCGGATGGCGATCTGTGGTTTGCCCTGTTCGGCCATTTGTACCGCTACACGCCAGAGACCGGCCTGCGCCGCGACTACATTGGCGCGCTGGGCGGATTGGGCTCGGCCGTGCCCTTGGTGATGGCCCTGCATGTGGACAAGAACGGCGTCCTGTGGGTGGGTATGGAATACGGTCTGGCGAAGTATGACGCTGCAAGCGACACATTCGTGCCCGAAGCCACGCAGCAGGACCGGCTCGTGGTGTCGGGTATCCATGAGGCCGGGGACGGAAGGCTTTGGCTCTCGGGGAACGATATTTTCCTGTACGATCCGGCAACCCGCACGCTGACACCCCGGTCGCTCCGCCCGGGAGAATTGTCAACCGGACAACTGACGGCCGCGGTTACCGACCTCCATGGGACGCTCTGGGTGGACATGGGCAGCTATTTATTGGCTCTCGAGGCGGATGGTGTCCGTGAGACCGGTCGCATTCCGCTGGCGACGGTCCGCCGGAATGTGGACTTCACGACAAGCGCTGCCATTCGTGCGCCCGATGGTCGCGTCCTGTTCGGATACCAAGGTGGTTTCCACATCTTCGACCCCGAGTCGGACTACACGCCGAAGCGGGACAGCCGGGTATCGATCGTGTCTTACACGGCGAATGGACAGGAGCACCGGCTGCTGGGAGGAGAAACTGTCCACGTGGACCACGGGACGCGGGTCATTTCCTTCACGTTTGCCACCACGGGTTACCTGCCGCCCTCAGAGCGCGCATTTGAAATACGCCTGGACGGATTCGAGTCGGAGTGGCGGGCAGTCCGGTCGTCCGACGTCACCTATACCAACCTCCCGCCGGGCCTCTTCACGCTTCATGTCCGGCGGATGGGCCTGATCCCGGGATCCGATGTGGCGGGAACTACGGTCACAATACAAGTCGCGCCTCCATGGTGGAGTCGTCCATGGTTCATCTTGCTGGTCGCGGTGTCCGGAATTGCGCTTTTGGTTGGCGTTGTCAAATGGCGCGAGCGGGACCTGGTCCAGCGGGGCGACATGTTGAATGCACTTGTTGTGCAGCGAACCGCTGAACTGGCCGAAAAGGCCGACGAGTTGCAGCGGGCCAACGAATTGAAGTCCCGGTTTTTCTCGAACGTCAGTCACGAGTTGAGGACGCCGCTTACCCTCATCAAAGGGTACCTGGAGGATGCGGAATCCACGGCACCCGATCCCCGGCTGCAGCGCGCCATCGGGCTGTCGGAGCGGCTCGATGCGCTCGTATCGCAACTGCTGGACCTGGCCCGCTCCGATGGCAAACGCCAGAAGCTGGAAGCGGCCGATGCGGACCTGGTGGCGTTCACGCATCGCATTGTATCGCATTTTTCGCATGCCGCGCGAAAGAAGGGCATCGACTTGACCTTCGAGCACGATCAGGCGGCGCTGTGGTCCCGGTTCGATGCCATCAAAATGGACCAGATCCTGTCCAATCTCATCGGGAACGCACTGAAATTCACGTCGAGTGGTGGATCCATCTGGGTCATTCTGAACGCGGTGGAGGAACGTACAGTGCGTTTGACGGTCGCCGACAGTGGTGAAGGCATACCGCCGACCCTGGTAGACCGGGTCTTTGAGCGGTTCTTCCAGGTGGATGACGAGCTGACGCGCACGCACGAGGGACTGGGGATCGGACTGGCGCTGACCCGCGATTTTGTGGAGCTTCACGGTGGTCGCATATCCGTTCAGTCCGAAGTCGGCTCGGGTTCGGTCTTCACCGCCGAGTTCCCCCAAATGCTGCTGCACGAGGGGCTGGCCGCATCGCACGCCCTGTACCACGATCTGTCCGAGTATGAACCGGGCCTGTCCGGTCCGAAAAAGAAATTGCTTGTGGTCGAAGACAATGCTGAACTGCGGGGCGTGCTTGCCCGGCAGTTGTCGGTGGACTTCGACGTCAGTACGGCTGCGGATGGTAGGGAGGGATGGTCGTTCATTCGTTCCAACGAGGTGGACCTGGTCCTTAGCGACGTCATGATGCCGGGCATGAGTGGGTTGGACTTGCTCAGGGAAGTCCGGGCGTCAGAAGCGCATGCCCACCTGCCCTTCGTCCTGCTCACGGCCCGATCGGGCGAGGATGCGCAGGTGGAAGGATTGACCGCACTCGCCGATGACTTTGTAGCCAAGCCGTACAGCTCACGCGTCCTGAAGGCCCGTTTGCTGAATCTGGCGCAGCGCGGCCGGGCCATTGCGCCAGCTGCGGCCGCGGCCGCCGCTGCCCAGCACCCCCTGTTGATTCAAATCCACGCGTACGTGCTTGAGCATATGGCAGACACCGATGTATCCGTACAGGACGTGGCCGATGCCGTGTTCATGAGTCCGCGTACGTTCCAGCGTCACGTCAAGGAGATCACGGGGGAATCGGCGGCATCCCACATCCGGTCCGTTCGTCTGGAGCATGCCCGAGAGCTGCTGGAGGAGGGGCATCTGTCCTCGGTGTCGGAAGCGGCGCATCGTACGGGGTTTGCGAATGTATCGCACTTCTCCAAAGTGTTCGAGGAGACGTACGGGTTGAACCCGAAATCGTACATGTCGTGA
- a CDS encoding type II toxin-antitoxin system VapB family antitoxin, giving the protein MRTTINLDDALLAEAQRLTGETERTSLVREGLRALIERESARRLAALGGSAPELEDIPRRRSRES; this is encoded by the coding sequence ATGCGAACCACCATAAATCTTGACGACGCCCTGCTTGCAGAAGCACAGCGACTGACGGGAGAAACAGAGCGCACGTCCTTGGTCCGGGAAGGACTGAGGGCGCTGATTGAGCGCGAGAGTGCCCGTCGGCTGGCGGCCCTGGGGGGCTCGGCGCCCGAACTGGAAGACATTCCGCGTCGCAGGTCCCGCGAGTCATGA
- a CDS encoding type II toxin-antitoxin system VapC family toxin translates to MILVDTSVWTDHFRKLNARLVHLLQLNQVAIHPFVVGELACGNLPDRVETLRLLDSLPTAPVASDQEVRQMIEQRSFYGIGLGWVDMHLMASVLLLQNGQLWTLDRRLADAIPKG, encoded by the coding sequence ATGATTCTGGTCGACACCAGCGTGTGGACTGACCACTTCCGGAAGCTCAACGCCCGCCTTGTCCATCTGCTTCAACTGAATCAGGTAGCCATTCATCCTTTTGTCGTCGGCGAATTGGCGTGTGGCAATTTGCCGGATCGGGTTGAAACGTTGCGCTTGCTGGATAGCCTTCCAACGGCGCCGGTGGCATCGGACCAGGAAGTGCGACAGATGATAGAACAACGTTCGTTTTACGGTATCGGTCTGGGTTGGGTTGACATGCACTTGATGGCCTCTGTGCTGCTTTTGCAAAACGGGCAGCTCTGGACCTTGGATCGTCGTTTGGCGGACGCGATACCCAAGGGATGA
- a CDS encoding T9SS type A sorting domain-containing protein — protein MVAVFLVAVGVAPATVHAQSTTGVYWLDSGPERGPYNDQTLRHGHYSASDVFSNSVFLSLPNYNVPMGLAVDAGEGKVYTNHRSLFTGIITIRKMNLDGSGLETLHTFPGGAYGQMEFNPADGKLYIFNGASFARMNATSAAIAAGGGVNVEQIPFPAGYSVTRGDIDLVNGTLVVMNTAAPGNWPFVAIDFDGSNPTPLGAVCPPHTCYQGFTVDARSEKIYYSRRGQGADPLGYVYVQNYDGTDNVQLFGPSGSNQYLNAVSLAIDFEDDRLYMGVGREGFGAYMSRGKLDGSQFELQYNTGGLDAAPVFVALGSVPSGGGGGGPVDTDGDGVPDDEDAFPNDPTESADTDGDGVGDNGDAFPNDPTESVDTDGDGVGDNGDAFPNDPTESADTDGDGVGDNGDAFPNDPTESADTDGDSVGDNGDLCAVTVYDTMELNPNQWALREGSTNFIQGVNRKGKSSGGSYSITETGGCSCSDIVEAAGLGQGHLKKGCSNSVMADWAAHVASTLGKGGTPSAPLSQRLDANQEPANGALPTEFVLTGNYPNPFNPQTSIQFGLPEAAHVTLAVYDLMGRRVRVLIDGTMSAGMHQASFDAGSLPSGAYLYQLTTPAGSITKTMMLLK, from the coding sequence ATGGTCGCCGTATTCCTGGTAGCGGTCGGCGTGGCCCCAGCGACTGTTCATGCTCAATCGACTACCGGTGTCTATTGGCTGGATTCCGGGCCAGAGCGTGGTCCCTACAATGACCAGACGCTGCGCCACGGTCATTATTCGGCCAGTGACGTCTTCTCGAATTCGGTTTTCTTGAGCCTTCCGAACTACAACGTTCCGATGGGGCTCGCTGTTGATGCTGGCGAAGGCAAGGTCTATACCAATCACCGCAGCCTCTTTACCGGAATTATCACCATCCGGAAAATGAACCTCGACGGCTCTGGCCTGGAGACGCTTCACACCTTCCCGGGTGGGGCATACGGCCAAATGGAGTTCAATCCGGCTGACGGCAAGTTGTACATTTTCAACGGTGCCAGCTTCGCGAGGATGAATGCCACTTCTGCCGCCATTGCGGCTGGCGGAGGCGTGAACGTCGAGCAAATCCCTTTTCCAGCTGGTTATTCAGTCACGCGAGGAGATATTGACCTTGTCAACGGTACGCTGGTCGTGATGAATACGGCTGCCCCCGGGAACTGGCCGTTCGTAGCCATCGATTTTGACGGATCCAACCCGACCCCGCTGGGAGCTGTTTGCCCTCCACATACCTGCTATCAGGGTTTTACGGTCGATGCCCGTTCCGAGAAGATCTATTACTCCCGCCGCGGACAAGGTGCTGACCCACTGGGCTACGTCTACGTCCAGAATTATGACGGCACGGATAACGTCCAACTCTTCGGTCCTTCGGGAAGCAATCAGTACCTGAATGCGGTGAGTTTGGCCATCGATTTCGAGGACGACAGGCTGTACATGGGAGTCGGTCGTGAAGGATTTGGCGCATACATGAGTCGGGGCAAGCTGGACGGCAGCCAGTTCGAGCTCCAGTACAATACAGGAGGGCTTGACGCGGCACCTGTGTTCGTTGCCCTTGGCTCAGTCCCGAGCGGCGGCGGCGGTGGTGGCCCGGTCGATACCGACGGTGACGGCGTTCCGGACGACGAAGACGCTTTCCCGAACGATCCGACGGAATCGGCGGACACGGATGGTGACGGCGTTGGCGACAACGGTGACGCATTCCCGAACGACCCGACGGAATCGGTTGACACAGACGGCGACGGCGTTGGCGACAACGGTGACGCATTCCCGAACGATCCGACGGAATCGGCGGACACGGATGGTGACGGCGTTGGCGACAACGGTGACGCTTTCCCGAACGATCCGACGGAATCGGCGGACACGGATGGCGACTCGGTCGGTGACAATGGAGACCTTTGTGCGGTCACCGTATACGACACGATGGAGCTCAACCCCAACCAGTGGGCGCTTCGAGAAGGGTCGACCAACTTCATTCAGGGAGTGAACCGGAAGGGCAAGTCGTCGGGTGGCTCCTACTCCATTACTGAGACAGGAGGCTGTTCCTGCTCGGACATCGTGGAGGCTGCTGGTCTTGGCCAGGGACACCTCAAGAAGGGTTGCTCGAACAGTGTCATGGCGGACTGGGCCGCGCACGTGGCCAGCACCTTGGGCAAAGGCGGTACGCCGTCCGCACCGCTGAGCCAGCGTCTGGATGCGAACCAGGAGCCTGCCAACGGTGCGCTTCCGACGGAATTCGTGCTGACCGGCAACTACCCGAACCCGTTCAATCCGCAGACCAGCATCCAATTCGGTCTGCCGGAAGCGGCCCACGTCACGCTCGCGGTCTATGACCTCATGGGTCGTCGGGTGCGGGTCTTGATTGACGGCACGATGTCGGCCGGTATGCACCAGGCGAGCTTCGATGCCGGGTCTCTGCCGAGCGGGGCGTATCTGTATCAGCTCACGACGCCTGCCGGAAGCATCACCAAAACCATGATGCTGCTGAAATAA